Proteins from a single region of Procambarus clarkii isolate CNS0578487 chromosome 62, FALCON_Pclarkii_2.0, whole genome shotgun sequence:
- the LOC138354351 gene encoding placenta-expressed transcript 1 protein-like produces MATELTTTMATEMATELTTTMATELTTTMATEMTTELTTTMATELTTTMATELTTTMATELTTTMATEMTTELTTTMATEMTTELTTTMATEMTTTMATEMTTTMATELTTTMATELTTEIL; encoded by the coding sequence ATGGCCACAGAACTGACCACAACAATGGCCACAGAAATGGCCACAGAACTGACCACAACAATGGCCACAGAACTGACCACAACAATGGCCACAGAAATGACCACAGAACTGACCACAACAATGGCCACAGAACTGACCACAACAATGGCCACAGAACTGACCACAACAATGGCCACAGAACTGACCACAACAATGGCCACAGAAATGACCACAGAACTGACCACAACAATGGCCACAGAAATGACCACAGAACTGACCACAACAATGGCCACAGAAATGACCACAACAATGGCCACAGAAATGACCACAACAATGGCCACAGAACTGACCACAACAATGGCCACAGAACTGACCACAGAAATATTATAG